In the genome of Hydractinia symbiolongicarpus strain clone_291-10 chromosome 5, HSymV2.1, whole genome shotgun sequence, one region contains:
- the LOC130645054 gene encoding kinesin-like protein KIF15 isoform X5 — MPLLTKHPGRVQVFVRIRPPNETEDLSKHPIAVTVADEENTQLQLFDGKNKRCYQFDGVLSDTTDNKEVFKTVGEPLVYSALSGFNGILMCYGQTGTGKTYTLMSNDGMSVRIIYQCFKVVNADIKHKYTVTCSYLQIYQEKLYDLLNETRTVELSLREHPKTGVYIENLTEYVVHSPKEVLNLLKVGKRRLVFAETKMNRASSRSHAICQLKILKERVGADNTSQRNSPCYGIKTPDFSDEEEYYDSHDQLGHSIDASYQSLIDDNDDEDVLSNVTQLEDGVTSVRGKIYICDLAGSERIKKTKASGERLQEAQHINSSLLELGNVIQALADGNRSHVPFRNSTLTRLLQEGLSGNCKTRLVVCCAPTVRDVHETKCSLNFGSRAMKIQVMAHVNYEVDYKKLAEALAAKLETLEQDWDIQKKDYEKFIKQLKSELENRRLASPMESLLAGSKSSLKQVQSLLIIELMTLQLFYNLQENAEKQTESPNVFVLTTANQELMLQSVEGLLELLSDYMHEQPSSRAKNYSNMSSSGNSSVITSPDYIEQTGLSGYDVPSKLEPVARFLEHAQITTANVKNKLRKLTQCSEDEQGSNERFRGVMNCLVRLKDTINQNAVSCLKTTFKKELDDDPKGSQDLSSLQNIIKRLNENKELSNFDSFDDAQALESSLYYVLMDKGLLSCMILLKIQTASLYQACTSQSPSVETCSPDVKRVLKELATERSERDKLQDTVYSLREEKVICDENLKDIELELKTVRELKDNLETKLHAVENKNVKYEEQITKARAEQCDLEKRLADIEARKDELESSLKNSDNNNARKERLIVDLKNEKVALDSLVSTLKEEITLLEKERTRDVEEKRQIEEELEDVRDRNIILETEWSCCREENGLLENELTALEEDKTILEVELLKYRDDVKMLEEAVSMLEAQSKDYKQDIVSLKTKEERLLASVRVEKEKFNKEVNTLRQEMSTLRVERRRFQRDISISRSDKSNTERAYNALKIQKDSLQDDLSSYKQEEKRLQREIMLLKSDRTKLEREVNSLKNDNIKLKQQIAQADKVKMNFKLLQKNEEKILSMFNLEKDKLIESLCAFKEKYNRMEQDFSKICAEKEKLSKQLKRYEESTSSASTVRRSQSQPTSDMKVLTPEKRLKASSSVQGALVRRSVHSGEVSEVEGKVLDLQRRLAFFMAEKEDTQKEIITTRERNAKLTSEIKCLEDDTAKIQVLLSTLTKEKELLASELSQNTTSRQLLIKERDELKQVVDSAQEVTTQLRNQLDKVSEQNRILEVDQMTIKESVKLLQSESVVLAAENQHIKTEFETVDRELTATRSVVQNLNSKLGEMNKKLKEAGEKENTLIKQVSLLENENLSLVGQVGACQQEEELLVHQLRGLNLQFNHLEATLENVVSYENQVSSNESQTEDVKNKNTALEQTVKDLKTQLVVLEFDASKLKKKREEIEALLQNSNKEKATLVTNIELLKTEVVKLKNEKVDIEKKIALLEEELKVMGRENILLNQHIMEKSNRLHQERSNYKEHIDRLQEQIEDLVKERIHLEAELGFLKKQNEQLRQEIVIILEDNDNLEHELGGLEDVFGRQEKELGSATEETKALLRQLCAVEAENLNLCTQQSLRHDDVEDFKKQIDRLEREKEKIGIEKMSTEVKTKTLKERLLMAELEISKLKSEHATVESQRRLLVEDLDAADRERNLLKSELHGLARALSPLKKDVSDVLRKQESLQSELNQSSNIDISNELLRIKEDLCSFNAEKAALECEQCDLESRLRTLSEEKEGLRGKLRNLIQDLNNRSQEGTHNDLTEMEETIQLISQLITKKDDLNEDKILLTEDLLDAQYTNQVLNVSLSTCSDRLRSTQEELGIATVERLKLKDKARQVDRRVSEIQKLQFDCKSGVSPLQYELNKLKTDISNFEVEQLNVLEEVQNLNKQLELAENNLINVVYFKKVIEKNLRQYKERNNQLELHLRVIYDDLVGMEAHMETAPSKSAKVLLETLDLHKHFQSLEDDLRTTESHNVALKEDAANLLERCAALEEEKNINTVSSGYLQDSMDGQHSLIAQLQKEKDALAYEKSRLLTKLSFYKDDKKRILEDSQRLNKNLAAYARYTQQLEKKLQVLKIDLSDLKNSPECVSMSAAFSSTNLKEASGMLCDRCIVNVRRKFEGVHVNTQLLGDELLDCITDNLSLETAIFSFMEEKLKLEREMVVVETDFCDLGQQALLNELSSQHLSG, encoded by the exons ATCCTGGCAGAGTTCAAGTCTTCGTGCGTATACGACCACCAAATGAAACAGAGGATTTAAGCAAGCATCCAATAGCAGTCACTGTTGCTGATGAAGAGAATACGCAG tTGCAATTGTTTGATGGAAAAAATAAGCGTTGCTATCAGTTTGATGGTGTGCTTTCAGATACGACAGACAATaaagaagtttttaaaacagttgGAGAGCCTTTGGTTTACTCTGCACTGAGTGGTTTTAACGGCATTCTTATGTGTTATGGCCAGACAGGGACAG GCAAAACATACACACTGATGTCAAATGATGGAATGTCTGTCCGCATCATTTATCAATGTTTTAAAGTTGTCAATGCTGATATTAAACATAAATACACT gtTACATGCTCATACTTGCAAATTTATCAAGAAAAACTATATGATTTGCTCAATGAAACAAGAACTGTCGAATTATCATTAAGGgaacatcctaaaactg GTGTGTATATTGAAAATCTTACTGAGTACGTTGTTCATTCTCCAAAAGAAGTTCTAAATTTGTTGAAAGTTGGTAAGCGAAGACTGGTTTTCGCCGAAACGAAGATGAACAGAGCATCTAGCCG atcacatgCAATTTGCCAGCTGAAAATATTGAAGGAAAGAGTTGGCGCTGACAATACTTCACAAAGAAATTCACCGTGCTATGGGATAAAGACACCAGACTTTAGTGATGAAGAGGAATATTACGATAGCCATGATCAGCTCGGACATAGTATT gatgCTAGTTACCAATCTCTCATTGATGATAAC GATGATGAAGACGTTCTTAGTAATGTTACTCAGTTAGAAGACGGTGTCACTTCTGTGAGAGGAAAGATATATAT ATGTGATTTGGCTGGTAGTGaaagaataaagaaaacaaaagccTCTGGTGAACGTTTGCAAGAAGCTCAACACATAAATTCCTCTCTTCTCGAGCTTGG aAACGTTATCCAAGCTCTAGCTGATGGTAACAGGTCACACGTACCCTTTCGAAACTCGACATTAACTCGGCTTTTACAAGAAGGATTGTCTGGCAATTGCAAAACACGATTAGTG GTTTGCTGTGCTCCCACTGTTAGAGATGTTCATGAAACCAAATGTAGTTTGAATTTTGGTTCACGAGCTATGAAGATACAGGTCATGGCACACGTCAATTATGAAGTTGACTACAAAAAGTTGGCTGAAGCATTAGCAGCTAAACTTGAAACTCTTG aacaaGATTGGGACATTCAGAAAAAAGATTATGAGAAGTTTATTAAACAGTTAAAatctgagttagaaaatcgaaGACTAGCATCTCCAATg gaGTCGCTGCTTGCTGGATCTAAAAGTTCACTGAAGCAAGTCCAGTCATTGTTAATTATTGAGCTGATGACGTTGCAGTTATTTTACAACTTGCAAGAAAACGCAGAAAAGCAAACTGAATCACCAAACGTTTTTGTACTTACGACAGCTAATCAAGAGTTGATGTTGCAAAGTGTGGAGGGCTTGCTCGAG TTGCTGTCTGATTACATGCATGAACAACCCTCTTCACGGGCTAAAAATTACTCGAACATGTCGAGCAGTGGTAACTCTTCCGTAATCACTAGTCCTGATTATATTGAGCAAACTGGTTTGTCTGGTTACGATGTCCCATCCAAATTAGAACCAGTCGCTCGTTTTCTTGAGCATGCGCAAATAACTACAGCCaacgttaaaaataaattgagaAAGTTAACTCAATGCAGTGAAGATGAACAAGGTTCTAATGAACGATTTCGAGGCGTAATGAACTGTCTTGTGCGCTTGAAAGATACGATCAATCAGAACGCCGTCAGttgtttaaaaacaacttttaagAAAGAACTTGATG ATGACCCGAAGGGAAGTCAAGATTTGAGTAGTttacaaaatattataaaaagacTAAATGAGAACAAAg AACTTTCAAATTTCGATTCGTTTGACGATGCCCAAGCTTTAGAAAGTTCTTTATATTATGTACTAATGGATAAAGGTTTGCTCAGTTGCATGATCCTTCTCAAAATACAAACTGCGAGTTTATACCAGGCTTGTACCAGTCAGTCGCCGTCTGTTGAAACTTGTAGCCCTGACGTGAAACGTGTACTGAAAGAATTAGCAACGGAAAGATCTGAAAGAGATAAACTACAAGATACTGTATATAGTTTGCGCGAGGAGAAAGTCATATGCgatgaaaatttaaaagataTTGAGTTGGAACTAAAAACTGTGAGAGAGTTAAAGGACAATTTAGAAACCAAGTTACATGCTGTAGAGAATAAAAACGTAAAATATGAAGAGCAAATAACAAAAGCCAGAGCTGAACAATGTGATCTGGAGAAACGATTGGCCGATATTGAAGCGCGAAAGGATGAACTAGAATCCAGTTTGAAAAACAGTGACAACAATAACGCTAGAAAAGAAAGGCTTATCGTGGACCTTAAAAACGAGAAGGTTGCATTGGACAGTTTAGTGTCAACGTTAAAGGAAGAAATTACCTTGTTGGAGAAAGAAAGAACACGTGATGTAGAAGAGAAAAGACAAATCGAAGAAGAACTTGAAGATGTGAGAGATCGAAATATTATTCTTGAAACTGAATGGTCGTGTTGCAGAGAAGAGAATGGTTTGCTAGAAAACGAATTGACAG cATTGGAAGAAGACAAGACAATACTGGAAGTTGAATTGTTAAAGTATCGAGATGACGTAAAAATGTTGGAAGAAGCTGTCTCTATGCTTGAAGCTCAATCGAAAGATTACAAACAGGACATTgtgagtttaaaaacaaaagaggAACGTCTACTGGCAAGTGTGAGggtggaaaaagaaaaatttaacaagGAAGTGAACACGTTGAGGCAAGAAATGTCTACTTTGCGGGTCGAACGACGTCGTTTCCAACGCGACATTTCAATATCTAGATCCGACAAATCGAATACGGAGAGAGCGTATAATGCTTTGAAAATACAGAAAGATTCTCTTCAAGACGACCTCTCTTCATACAAACAGGAAGAGAAACGACTTCAACGCGAAATCATGCTGTTGAAAAGTGATCGAACCAAATTAGAACGGGAGGTGAACAGTTTGAAAAATGATAACATAAAACTTAAACAACAAATTGCACAGGCTGATAAAGTGAAGATGAACTTTAagcttttgcaaaaaaatgaaGAGAAAATATTAAGTATGTTTAATTTGgaaaaagataaattaattGAAAGCTTGTGCGCATTTAAAGAAAAGTATAATCGCATGGAGCaggatttttcaaaaatttgtgcTGAGAAAGAAAAACTGTCTAAACAGCTTAAACGTTACGAGGAATCCACTAGTAGTGCTTCGACGGTGCGGCGTTCGCAAAGCCAACCTACAAGTGACATGAAGGTATTAACTCCTGAGAAAAGGTTAAAAGCCTCCTCCTCAGTTCAAGGCGCACTGGTTAGACGCAGCGTCCATTCTGGTGAGGTATCCGAAGTCGAAGGAAAAGTGCTTGATTTGCAACGCAGGTTAGCTTTCTTTATGGCTGAAAAAGAAGACACCCAGAAAGAAATTATAACTACACGGGAGAGAAATGCGAAATTGACATCAGAAATCAAATGTTTAGAGGACGACACTGCTAAAATACAAGTGTTACTCAGTACTCTCACTAAAGAAAAAGAGTTGTTAGCTAGCGAACTTTCGCAGAATACTACATCAAGACAACTGTTAATAAAAGAACGGGACGAGTTAAAACAAGTGGTCGACTCCGCACAAGAAGTGACCACGCAGTTGCGCAATCAACTGGATAAAGTTTCCGAACAAAATCGAATTTTAGAAGTCGACCAAATGACAATAAAAGAAAGTGTAAAACTATTGCAAAGTGAAAGTGTAGTTTTGGCTGCAGAAAACCAACACATTAAAACGGAATTCGAAACAGTTGATCGCGAATTGACTGCGACGCGGTCTGTTGTTCAAAACTTGAATTCAAAGTTAGGAGAGATGAACAAGAAATTGAAGGAAGCCGGAGAGAAAGAAAATACTCTCATAAAACAG GTGTCTCTTCTGGAAAATGAAAATTTGAGTTTAGTTGGTCAAGTTGGTGCATGTCAACAAGAAGAAGAGTTATTAGTTCATCAACTGCGAGGACTTAATCTACAATTCAACCATTTAGAAGCTACGTTGGAAAATGTGGTTAGCTACGAAAATCAAGTTTCATCGAACGAA AGTCAAACAGAAgacgtaaaaaacaaaaatactgcTCTTGAGCAGActgtaaaagatttaaaaactcAATTGGTTGTACTTGAATTTGATGCCAGTAAATTGAAGAAGAAGCGTGAAGAAATTGAAGCGTTGTTACAAAATTCAAACAAAGAAAAGG CTACGCTGGTGACCAACATTGAGCTTTTGAAAACTGAAGTTGTGAAATTGAAGAATGAAAAGGTAGATATTGAGAAGAAAATTGCTTTATTAGAGGAAGAGCTAAAAGTAATGGGTCGTgagaacattctccttaatcaACATATCATG GAAAAGAGCAATCGTTTGCATCAAGAGAGGTCCAACTACAAAGAGCATATTGACAGATTGCAAGAACAAATTGAAGATCTGGTGAAGGAACGAATCCATCTGGAAGCAGAGTTGGGTTTTTTGAAGAAACAAAATGAACAGCTTCGTCAGGAGATTGTCATCATCTTGGAGGATAATGATAATTTAGAACATGAGCTGGGCGGTTTGGAAGATGTGTTTGGTCGACAAGAGAAGGAACTTGGCTCTGCGACCGAAGAGACTAAAGCTTTGTTGCG TCAACTTTGCGCTGTTGAAGCAGAGAATCTCAATTTGTGCACACAACAAAGCTTGCGACATGATGACGtagaagattttaaaaaacaaattgaccGGTTGGAACGCGAAAAGGAAAAGATTGGAATCGAGAAAATGTCTACTGAAGTTAAAACCAAAACTTTAAAGGAGCGCCTTTTGATGGCTGAATTGGAGATTTCTAAACTTAAGTCTGAACATGCAACAGTGGAAAGTCAGAGAAG GTTGCTAGTGGAAGACCTCGATGCTGCTGATCGTGAGAGAAATTTACTGAAATCAGAGCTGCATGGACTCGCTCGCGCATTGTCACCTCTCAAGAAAGATGTGAGCGATGTACTTCGAAAACAAGAAAGTTTGCAAAGTGAATTAAACCAATCATCCAATATTGACATCAGTAATGAACTGCTGCGAATAAAGGAAGATCTGTGCTCGTTTAATGCAGAAAAAGCTGCTCTCGAGTGCGAACAGTGTGATTTAGAAAGCAGATTGAGAACTTTAAGCGAAGAGAAAGAAGGCTTGAGAGGGAAGCTAAGAAATCTAATTCAA GATTTAAACAATCGAAGTCAGGAGGGCACACATAACGATCTCACTGAAATGGAAGAAACAATTCAATTGATCAGTCAATTGATTACGAAGAAAGACGACTTAAATGAAGATAAAATCCTATTAACTGAAGATTTATTGGATGCTCAATACACAAACCaagttttaaatgtttcacTCTCTACCTGCAGTGACAGGTTGAGGTCGACGCAAGAAGAACTTGGCATTGCTACGGTCGAAAGGTTGAAACTAAAAGACAAAGCTAGGCAAGTTGATAGACGTGTTTCagagattcaaaaactacaatttgaCTGCAAGAGTGGAGTGAGCCCGTTACAATACGAATTAAACAAGCTGAAAACTGACATTAGTAATTTTGAGGTTGAGCAATTAAATGTGTTAGAAGAAgtgcaaaatttaaacaaacagTTAGAACTAgctgaaaacaacttaataaatgttgtatactttaaaaaagttaTCGAAAAAAATCTACGTCAATATAAAGAACGAAACAATCAACTTGAATTGCATTTGAGAGTGATTTATGACGACTTGGTCGGGATGGAGGCACATATGGAAACAGCGCCAAGTAAAAGTGCCAAAGTGTTGCTCGAAACCCTCGATTTGCATAAACATTTTCAGTCATTAGAAGACGATTTGAGGACGACAGAATCGCACAATGTTGCTTTAAAAGAAGATGCTGCAAATTTATTAGAACGTTGTGCGGCACTTGAAGAAGAGAAAAATATAAACACGGTAAGTTCAGGATATCTTCAAGATAGCATGGATGGTCAGCATTCTTTAATTGCACAACTTCAAAAAGAGAAAGATGCTTTAGCGTATGAGAAGAGCAGACTGCTTACGAAATTATCCTTCTATAAAGACGACAAAAAACGAATTTTGGAAGATTCGCAACGTTTAAACAAAAATCTGGCTGCTTATGCCAGATACACTCAACAACTAGagaaaaaattacaagtccttAAAATCGATTTGTCAGATTTGAAAAATTCTCCAGAATGTGTTAGCATGAGCGCTGCTTTCAGCAGTACTAATCTGAAGGAAGCCTCTGGCATGTTATGTGATCGTTGCATTGTTAATGTAAGGCGTAAGTTTGAAGGGGTGCACGTAAACACTCAGTTATTGGGAGATGAGTTGCTAGATTGTATCACAGACAATTTATCTCTCGAAACAGCAATTTTTAGTTTTATGGAAGAGAAGTTAAAACTAGAGAGAGAAATGGTTGTGGTCGAAACAGATTTTTGTGATTTGGGACAACAAGCCCTATTAAATGAATTGAGCAGTCAGCATTTGTCGGGTTAA